A part of Bacillus thuringiensis genomic DNA contains:
- a CDS encoding CgeB family protein, with protein MKDNTPKKILFIQSGIPFYYPMIEEAILNSLQKINSNTIMVNPEEAIKTALKVKPDFILVLSGLSGEFNSVMPVLKNAGFITGLWLTDDPYYTDVTRNLVPYYDYIFTQDLNCIKFYRGIGCKNVFHLPLAANQDALKSSLKEDTYKYDLSFIGTAFENRINFVDSIAEYLVEKNIKIVGFGWEKLKNYERLKGKIQLLPLAKYEDALQFYVSTKININLHRSPSDQELNCNAANIQAYSVNNRTFEINAVGSFQLTDIRPDISKHYIPGVEIETFNNAPEFIQKAEYYLEHVQERKQIAKNGLDRTLKHHTYDRRVLQLLNYINFMSVKM; from the coding sequence ATGAAAGACAATACTCCTAAGAAAATTTTATTTATTCAATCAGGAATTCCTTTTTATTACCCAATGATTGAAGAAGCAATTTTGAATAGTTTACAAAAGATAAACAGCAATACAATTATGGTGAATCCAGAAGAAGCTATAAAAACAGCGTTAAAAGTGAAACCAGATTTTATTTTGGTACTAAGTGGTTTAAGCGGAGAATTTAATAGTGTTATGCCAGTTCTAAAGAATGCAGGTTTTATTACTGGACTTTGGTTGACAGATGATCCGTATTATACGGATGTAACACGAAATCTCGTTCCGTATTATGATTACATATTTACGCAAGATTTAAATTGTATCAAGTTTTATAGGGGGATAGGATGTAAGAATGTGTTTCATCTCCCTTTAGCAGCAAATCAAGATGCGCTTAAATCTTCTCTTAAAGAAGATACATATAAGTATGATCTTAGTTTTATAGGCACCGCATTTGAAAATCGAATTAATTTTGTTGATTCGATTGCAGAGTATTTAGTAGAAAAGAACATAAAAATTGTAGGGTTTGGTTGGGAGAAGTTAAAGAATTATGAAAGATTAAAGGGTAAAATACAACTCTTGCCACTTGCAAAGTATGAAGATGCGTTACAGTTTTACGTATCTACTAAAATCAATATAAATTTACATCGTTCACCAAGTGATCAGGAATTGAATTGTAACGCTGCAAATATCCAAGCATATTCAGTAAATAATAGGACGTTTGAAATTAATGCCGTAGGTTCTTTTCAATTAACTGATATACGTCCAGATATATCAAAGCATTACATACCAGGCGTTGAAATAGAAACTTTTAATAATGCACCGGAGTTTATACAAAAAGCGGAGTATTATTTGGAACATGTACAAGAAAGAAAACAAATAGCAAAAAATGGGCTGGATAGAACTTTGAAACATCACACATATGATAGACGTGTATTACAATTATTAAACTATATTAATTTCATGAGCGTGAAGATGTAG
- a CDS encoding polysaccharide deacetylase family protein, with protein sequence MKESQSKKKTSVVTKAIISLGVVLATTFFTFFLIGKWNSIPVKGVANESSKQVNTQQQEKKKETPPAKQKRPDGKPVGKVVYLTFDDGPSELTGEFLDVLKEQNVASTFFMQGSNLQNTGFQENVKRAVKEGHYIGAHSMTHNSDKLYKKGQFVPEMKETLALIHNITGTTPKLVRPPYGSAPGLKGEEIRNQIVEAAIKVWDWTIDSNDWKLKGNPQQIIENVKRTTTEDVEVVLMHEKAQTLQALPEIIKFYKEQGYEFGVYNDEDHFRLNFQKDQRL encoded by the coding sequence ATGAAAGAATCGCAAAGTAAGAAAAAAACAAGTGTAGTAACGAAGGCAATCATATCTTTAGGAGTTGTTTTAGCAACGACCTTTTTCACATTCTTTTTAATTGGGAAATGGAACTCTATCCCAGTGAAGGGAGTAGCTAATGAAAGTAGTAAACAAGTTAATACGCAACAACAAGAAAAGAAAAAGGAAACACCACCGGCAAAACAGAAAAGACCTGATGGAAAACCGGTAGGAAAAGTTGTTTATTTAACATTCGATGATGGTCCTAGCGAATTAACTGGGGAATTTTTAGATGTACTAAAAGAGCAAAATGTTGCCTCGACATTTTTTATGCAAGGTAGCAATTTACAAAATACAGGTTTTCAGGAAAACGTAAAACGAGCGGTAAAAGAAGGACATTATATTGGTGCTCATAGTATGACACATAATAGTGATAAGCTATACAAAAAAGGACAATTCGTACCGGAAATGAAAGAAACGTTAGCTCTTATCCATAATATTACGGGTACAACTCCTAAACTAGTTCGTCCGCCATATGGATCTGCACCAGGATTAAAGGGTGAGGAAATTCGTAATCAAATTGTAGAAGCAGCAATAAAAGTTTGGGATTGGACAATAGACTCAAATGATTGGAAATTAAAAGGAAACCCACAGCAAATTATAGAGAATGTAAAGCGTACAACAACAGAAGATGTGGAAGTAGTTCTAATGCATGAAAAGGCACAAACATTACAAGCTCTTCCTGAAATTATAAAATTTTATAAAGAGCAAGGGTATGAATTTGGGGTATATAATGATGAGGATCATTTTCGTCTAAATTTCCAGAAAGATCAACGTCTATAG
- a CDS encoding alpha/beta fold hydrolase — MNHFFVEFGEYKASVCEWGDNSNPQIICFYGLGSTKLSFIEIAELLKDNYHIVSFDLPGHGKTPSFEKDEDFGASHLTNWVVALLEHIGNETFHIVAHSWGASVALHYAAERPEKVNKMVLLDGGYHHGKMNADYFAKLYKDAKEGECPPRSLEEEITHYEKDFDEYIFDSKEAFIQSEKLAYSRWSPLIERAVYDLMREEDSKVKWHATGDTARGVIKFQYTVYKTLKSHKIKNDILLLYCDLPDNYLEIRELQIAAFKKHIDITTKLYTDTGHLMHWDRPEEIAEDILNGFI, encoded by the coding sequence ATGAATCACTTTTTTGTAGAATTTGGGGAATATAAAGCAAGTGTTTGTGAATGGGGAGATAACAGTAATCCTCAAATCATTTGTTTTTATGGTTTAGGAAGTACAAAATTAAGTTTTATAGAAATAGCGGAACTTTTAAAAGATAACTATCATATTGTATCGTTTGATCTACCTGGACATGGGAAAACACCAAGTTTTGAGAAGGATGAAGATTTCGGTGCATCCCATTTAACAAATTGGGTAGTGGCATTACTTGAGCACATAGGAAACGAAACATTTCATATAGTAGCACATTCATGGGGAGCAAGTGTTGCGCTTCACTATGCAGCAGAGCGTCCAGAAAAAGTGAATAAAATGGTGTTGTTAGATGGTGGCTATCATCATGGGAAAATGAATGCAGACTATTTTGCGAAGCTATATAAAGATGCGAAAGAAGGAGAGTGTCCACCGCGATCATTAGAAGAAGAAATCACTCATTACGAAAAAGATTTTGATGAATATATTTTTGATAGCAAAGAAGCGTTCATTCAATCAGAAAAACTGGCTTACAGTAGGTGGTCACCATTAATAGAACGAGCGGTTTATGACTTAATGCGAGAAGAAGATAGTAAAGTAAAATGGCATGCTACTGGCGATACCGCTAGAGGTGTAATTAAGTTTCAATATACGGTGTATAAAACGTTGAAATCGCATAAAATTAAAAACGATATTTTATTATTGTATTGCGATCTTCCAGATAATTATTTAGAAATAAGAGAATTACAGATTGCGGCATTTAAGAAACATATTGATATTACGACTAAGCTTTATACAGATACAGGGCATTTAATGCATTGGGATAGACCAGAAGAGATTGCTGAGGATATTTTAAATGGGTTCATATAA
- the menA gene encoding 1,4-dihydroxy-2-naphthoate polyprenyltransferase produces the protein MGNEKEISSAKLIWKMTRPHTLTATFSPVILGTVASLYVTEIHWLLFIAMMVACLALQIATNLFNEYYDFKRGLDTAESVGIGGGIVRHGLKPKNVLTVALLLYVLAALIGIYICMNSSWWLVVIGLIGMAVGYLYTGGPLPIAYTPFGELVSGLLMGTCFVLIAFFIQTNTITTESVLISIPIGILVGAINMSNNIRDIEEDIKGGRKTLVILLGREKAIVTLAVAFFIAYLWIAVIVLMGYISPWALVMFLGLRKPISAIQSFQKGAKDPGYMRIAMKSTAMTNTIFGFLLSAGLLISYLF, from the coding sequence ATGGGGAATGAAAAAGAAATTAGTTCCGCTAAATTAATATGGAAGATGACGCGCCCGCATACATTAACGGCGACGTTTTCTCCTGTAATTTTAGGAACAGTAGCATCACTGTATGTTACAGAAATTCATTGGCTTTTATTTATTGCGATGATGGTTGCATGTTTAGCATTGCAAATCGCAACGAATTTATTTAATGAGTACTATGATTTCAAACGTGGATTAGATACAGCTGAGTCTGTTGGAATTGGCGGCGGAATTGTCCGTCATGGATTGAAACCAAAAAATGTGTTAACAGTTGCGCTTTTATTGTATGTACTAGCTGCACTTATTGGCATTTATATTTGCATGAATAGTAGCTGGTGGTTAGTCGTCATCGGTTTAATTGGGATGGCAGTTGGGTATTTATACACAGGTGGTCCATTACCAATTGCGTACACTCCGTTTGGAGAATTAGTTTCTGGCTTGTTAATGGGGACATGTTTTGTACTCATTGCTTTCTTTATTCAAACGAATACGATAACGACTGAAAGTGTATTGATTTCCATTCCAATTGGAATTTTAGTCGGTGCAATTAACATGTCAAATAACATCCGAGATATTGAAGAAGATATTAAAGGTGGAAGAAAGACATTAGTAATCCTCCTTGGGAGAGAAAAAGCAATAGTAACACTAGCTGTAGCCTTTTTCATTGCTTATTTATGGATTGCTGTAATTGTATTGATGGGTTATATAAGCCCTTGGGCATTAGTTATGTTCCTAGGTTTGAGAAAGCCAATCTCTGCCATTCAAAGTTTCCAAAAAGGAGCAAAGGATCCCGGATATATGCGCATCGCAATGAAATCAACAGCGATGACAAATACGATTTTCGGCTTCTTATTATCGGCAGGATTATTAATTAGTTATCTGTTTTAA